The following coding sequences lie in one bacterium genomic window:
- a CDS encoding helix-turn-helix domain-containing protein, whose protein sequence is MDATTIARNLVRQTRPGVDNFDGSRIKQLREDLNMTQENFAHEIGVTFATVNRWENGRTTPNKVAQKVLSLLERKLRKMKRD, encoded by the coding sequence ATGGACGCCACCACGATTGCCCGCAACCTCGTACGCCAAACCCGCCCCGGTGTCGATAATTTCGACGGCTCGCGCATTAAACAGCTGCGTGAAGACCTGAACATGACACAGGAGAATTTTGCACATGAAATCGGCGTGACGTTCGCGACGGTGAACCGCTGGGAAAACGGACGCACCACGCCGAACAAAGTGGCGCAGAAGGTTTTGTCCTTGCTGGAGCGGAAATTGCGCAAGATGAAGCGAGACTGA
- a CDS encoding nitronate monooxygenase: MIKHLKSLCLGELTARIPIIQGGMGVGISMSGLAAAVANEGGIGVIATAGIGMNEPDFYRNFSESNMRALREEIRKARAATDGILGVNIMVALTNFAEMVRTAIEEGIDIIFSGAGLPLNLPAFRPRESKTKLVPIVSSGRAAAMLCKRWIEKFDCVPDALVVEGPRAGGHLGFKVEQLENPDYALETLVPDVVEAVHPYQESGTGIPVIAAGGVYTGADIHKFFQLGAAGVQMGTRFVATDECDASREFKETYVNARAEDIMIIKSPVGLPGRVIRNGFIDAVGRGEKEPFACPYHCIVTCDYQTSPYCIALALMNAKKGNFRHGFPFAGANAYRVDKIVPVKELMDTLVREYHQAECGS, from the coding sequence ATGATCAAACACTTGAAATCCCTTTGCCTTGGCGAACTCACCGCGCGCATTCCAATCATTCAGGGAGGCATGGGCGTCGGGATTTCCATGTCAGGTCTGGCTGCAGCGGTCGCAAACGAAGGCGGCATTGGTGTGATTGCGACTGCCGGCATCGGCATGAATGAGCCGGACTTTTACCGGAACTTCTCGGAATCTAATATGCGCGCACTGCGCGAGGAAATTCGCAAAGCTCGGGCAGCGACAGACGGCATCCTCGGTGTGAACATCATGGTCGCGTTGACGAATTTCGCGGAAATGGTGCGCACGGCCATTGAAGAGGGGATTGACATCATCTTCTCGGGAGCAGGCCTCCCTCTGAATCTTCCTGCTTTTCGGCCGCGGGAATCCAAGACAAAACTTGTTCCGATAGTCTCCTCCGGTCGGGCTGCGGCTATGCTCTGCAAACGATGGATTGAGAAATTTGACTGCGTGCCGGATGCGCTGGTTGTGGAAGGACCGCGGGCGGGCGGGCACTTGGGATTTAAAGTGGAGCAGTTGGAAAACCCCGATTACGCGTTGGAAACTCTCGTGCCGGACGTCGTCGAAGCGGTGCATCCTTATCAAGAGTCCGGAACCGGCATCCCCGTCATCGCTGCAGGAGGGGTCTATACCGGAGCGGACATCCACAAGTTCTTTCAGTTAGGCGCCGCCGGCGTGCAAATGGGCACGCGCTTCGTGGCAACCGACGAGTGCGACGCGTCACGTGAGTTTAAGGAAACATACGTGAACGCCCGCGCGGAAGATATCATGATCATCAAGAGTCCTGTCGGACTTCCGGGCCGCGTCATTCGCAATGGCTTCATAGACGCTGTCGGGCGCGGTGAAAAGGAACCCTTCGCTTGCCCCTATCACTGTATCGTCACCTGCGACTATCAGACAAGCCCGTATTGCATCGCACTGGCCCTCATGAACGCCAAGAAAGGCAATTTCAGGCACGGCTTCCCCTTCGCCGGCGCCAACGCCTACCGCGTGGACAAGATTGTTCCGGTCAAAGAGCTGATGGACACGCTCGTACGTGAATACCATCAGGCGGAGTGCGGTTCATAA
- a CDS encoding DUF58 domain-containing protein, with protein MQLRARMVVEGFMVGLHKSPYHGFSVEFAEHRPYMDGDPLRNLDWKVYAKTDRMYVKQYEEETNLKSYILLDTSNSMNYGSGKITKFQYASYLAAALSFLMIQQRDAVGLAAYDTELRTYLPPRSVHSYLNVILTQLEKIKPSAQTDIGKNLHRVAERITRRGLIIVLSDLMDEPDQILSGLRHFRHNGHEVLVLQILDPREVDFAFSGDVKFKDLETGVELPTQPWHIRKEYQKLMGGFVERIRRGCQEDKIDHTLLQTDTSYDQALISFLTKRKALR; from the coding sequence ATGCAGCTGCGGGCAAGAATGGTGGTCGAAGGCTTCATGGTCGGGCTGCATAAGTCGCCCTATCACGGGTTTTCCGTCGAGTTCGCCGAGCACCGTCCGTATATGGACGGTGACCCGCTGCGCAATCTGGACTGGAAGGTCTATGCCAAGACGGACCGTATGTATGTCAAGCAGTATGAAGAAGAGACGAATCTCAAGTCCTACATTCTGCTTGACACGTCGAATTCGATGAACTACGGTTCGGGGAAGATCACGAAGTTTCAATATGCTTCGTATCTGGCTGCGGCGCTGTCATTCCTGATGATTCAGCAGCGTGACGCGGTAGGGCTGGCGGCCTACGACACGGAACTCAGAACGTATCTGCCGCCGCGCTCGGTGCACTCCTACCTGAATGTGATTCTCACTCAGTTAGAGAAGATCAAGCCTTCCGCTCAGACGGACATCGGCAAGAATCTGCATCGCGTGGCCGAGCGAATTACGCGGCGCGGGTTGATCATAGTGCTGTCCGACCTGATGGATGAACCGGATCAGATTCTTTCCGGACTGCGGCACTTCCGCCATAACGGCCATGAGGTGCTGGTTCTGCAGATTCTCGATCCGCGCGAAGTGGACTTCGCTTTCAGCGGTGATGTTAAGTTTAAGGATTTGGAGACTGGTGTCGAACTGCCGACGCAACCGTGGCACATCCGAAAAGAGTATCAGAAGCTGATGGGAGGTTTTGTCGAGAGGATTCGAAGGGGATGTCAGGAAGACAAGATTGACCACACGCTGCTGCAGACCGATACGTCGTATGATCAGGCGTTGATTTCGTTTCTAACCAAGCGGAAGGCGTTGCGGTAG
- a CDS encoding MoxR family ATPase, producing MASDLDALKQLKDSRDVMLKEVGKVIVGQEQIIEQLMMTLLARGHCLLVGVPGLAKTLLISTMARMLDLKFSRIQFTPDLMPSDITGTEIAEEDRSTGRRSFKFIKGPVFANIVLADEINRTPPKTQAALLQAMQEHEVTAAGETYKLEEPFFVLATQNPIEQEGTYPLPEAQLDRFMFNLWVDYPSLKEEELIVKSTTSAVTHSVSKVLNAGQIASLQDLVRRVPVADNVVEYAVKLVRKTRPNSDEAPKFIKDYVSWGCGPRASQYLILGAKTRAALNGRPTPEIDDVRAVALPVLRHRLVPNFTAEADGMRAEHLVEKLLSEK from the coding sequence ATGGCGTCCGATCTCGACGCACTCAAGCAACTCAAAGATTCCCGCGATGTAATGCTCAAGGAAGTCGGCAAAGTGATTGTCGGCCAGGAGCAGATTATTGAACAGTTGATGATGACACTGCTGGCACGCGGGCACTGTCTGCTCGTTGGCGTGCCCGGTTTGGCCAAGACGTTGCTCATCTCGACGATGGCGCGGATGCTCGATCTCAAGTTCAGCCGCATACAGTTCACTCCGGACCTGATGCCCTCGGACATCACGGGAACCGAAATCGCCGAAGAAGACCGTTCGACCGGCCGGCGCAGTTTCAAGTTCATCAAAGGTCCCGTGTTTGCCAACATTGTGCTGGCCGACGAAATCAACCGCACACCGCCCAAGACGCAGGCTGCACTGCTGCAGGCCATGCAGGAGCACGAAGTCACTGCGGCGGGGGAAACCTACAAGCTCGAAGAGCCGTTTTTCGTGCTGGCCACGCAAAACCCGATTGAGCAGGAGGGTACCTATCCGCTGCCGGAAGCTCAGCTCGACCGCTTCATGTTCAACCTGTGGGTGGACTATCCAAGTCTGAAGGAAGAAGAGCTGATTGTCAAGAGCACAACTTCGGCGGTGACCCATTCTGTTTCCAAAGTCCTGAATGCCGGTCAGATTGCAAGTTTGCAGGATCTCGTGCGCCGCGTTCCCGTGGCTGACAATGTGGTCGAATATGCGGTCAAGCTGGTGCGTAAAACGCGTCCAAATTCCGATGAAGCTCCGAAGTTCATCAAGGATTACGTAAGCTGGGGTTGCGGCCCGCGCGCATCACAGTATCTGATTCTGGGCGCCAAGACGCGCGCCGCGCTGAACGGCCGTCCGACTCCCGAGATTGACGATGTGCGTGCTGTGGCGCTGCCCGTGCTGCGTCACCGGTTGGTTCCCAACTTCACAGCGGAAGCGGACGGTATGCGGGCGGAACATTTGGTTGAAAAGCTCCTGAGCGAGAAATAA
- the rlmN gene encoding 23S rRNA (adenine(2503)-C(2))-methyltransferase RlmN: MLLKKKILIGLTREELESFAQELGEPVFRGRQLFSWLYQKRAVSFDEMTDLPTAWRLKLAEVADIGTLELARPAKETRDGSRKFLFELADGLRVESVYLPDSPGETVCISSQVGCTLGCRFCATAKMGLFRNLTTSEIILQVLEVEGHCQTRLTNIVFMGMGEPLHNYENVVAALRLLADPDGIGLSARRITVSTVGLVPAIERWMLDSPPAKLAISLHATTDERRGEIMPVNKAYPLEVLFKTLRRFAHFTRDPVTFEYIMIAGFNDREEDVDNLAHWLKNIPAKMNLIRLHPTGSGLIPSSDEAIERFMGWLTEAGIRCTLRESRGIEDEAACGMLFTQEPFKPTKVRAWEKAQ, from the coding sequence ATGTTATTGAAAAAGAAAATACTTATAGGTCTAACGCGCGAAGAGCTTGAAAGTTTCGCACAGGAGCTTGGCGAGCCGGTTTTTCGCGGACGCCAGCTCTTTTCGTGGCTGTATCAGAAGCGGGCAGTCAGTTTCGATGAGATGACTGATCTTCCCACAGCTTGGAGACTTAAGCTTGCAGAGGTCGCCGACATCGGGACTTTAGAATTGGCCCGTCCTGCAAAAGAGACGCGCGACGGATCTCGGAAATTCCTCTTCGAACTTGCGGATGGACTTCGGGTTGAGTCTGTCTATCTCCCCGATTCACCGGGAGAAACAGTCTGTATCTCAAGTCAGGTTGGCTGTACTTTAGGCTGCCGCTTTTGTGCAACAGCAAAGATGGGACTATTCCGCAACCTGACTACCAGTGAGATCATCCTGCAGGTGCTCGAAGTCGAGGGTCACTGCCAGACTCGACTGACCAATATCGTGTTTATGGGGATGGGTGAGCCGCTGCACAACTATGAGAACGTAGTGGCCGCGCTAAGGTTGCTGGCCGACCCTGATGGCATTGGTCTATCCGCCCGCCGTATCACAGTTTCCACTGTAGGACTTGTGCCGGCGATTGAACGCTGGATGCTGGATAGTCCGCCTGCCAAACTTGCCATTTCGCTGCACGCCACTACCGATGAACGGCGCGGTGAAATCATGCCCGTGAACAAGGCCTATCCGCTCGAAGTGCTGTTCAAGACACTGCGGAGATTTGCTCACTTTACGCGGGACCCCGTGACCTTCGAGTATATCATGATCGCCGGCTTCAATGACCGTGAGGAAGACGTTGACAACCTCGCCCACTGGCTCAAGAACATCCCGGCAAAGATGAACCTGATTCGCCTCCACCCTACCGGATCCGGTCTTATACCCTCAAGCGACGAGGCCATAGAGCGCTTCATGGGGTGGCTTACTGAAGCAGGAATCCGCTGCACGCTCCGCGAGTCGCGCGGCATCGAAGACGAAGCCGCCTGCGGCATGTTGTTCACTCAGGAACCCTTCAAGCCGACGAAGGTTAGAGCTTGGGAGAAGGCTCAATAG
- a CDS encoding restriction endonuclease yields MKKKARKMVTKTSDTKNSISKNTSKNTAQALSYADAAEQVLREKKKPLSYRDIAKHAVASGVLISGSQTPEISMHVSLQTEIRRRDQRGEPQRFVFLGNGMFALVEQIAGAKTEKTRSAIDQVKDSRDDAKKALYEALTATNQGSGFELMVSDLLVAMGYEEVEVIGGKDDQGVDILCEKHDGIIRTRIAIQCKCKNKSTKIGPRDVSTLRDNLSSYQCQQGILVTTTTLNDDAKNKAKEPGKEPIQYIEHDGILDLFAQYRIGMRVEELNYFQMDASAYDFLSGKKK; encoded by the coding sequence TTGAAAAAGAAGGCGAGGAAGATGGTGACAAAAACTTCAGACACGAAGAATTCTATTTCCAAAAATACTTCTAAGAATACTGCGCAAGCTCTTTCGTATGCGGATGCTGCGGAGCAAGTGCTTCGTGAGAAGAAGAAGCCGCTAAGTTACCGAGACATTGCTAAACACGCGGTTGCTTCTGGAGTCCTAATCTCTGGGTCTCAGACTCCTGAAATCTCCATGCACGTCAGCTTGCAAACTGAGATTAGGAGACGCGATCAACGCGGCGAGCCGCAGAGATTTGTCTTCCTAGGTAACGGAATGTTTGCTCTTGTTGAGCAAATTGCAGGTGCCAAAACTGAGAAGACGAGAAGTGCAATTGATCAGGTCAAAGACTCGCGGGATGATGCGAAAAAGGCCCTTTACGAAGCACTTACAGCAACAAATCAAGGCAGTGGTTTTGAACTCATGGTGTCGGATTTGTTGGTTGCGATGGGCTATGAAGAAGTTGAAGTTATTGGGGGAAAAGACGATCAAGGTGTGGACATTCTTTGCGAAAAGCACGATGGAATTATTCGAACGCGCATCGCGATACAATGCAAATGTAAGAACAAGTCAACCAAGATTGGTCCCCGCGATGTTAGCACGCTTCGAGACAATTTAAGTAGTTATCAATGTCAACAGGGTATTCTGGTAACAACTACGACGCTGAATGATGATGCAAAGAATAAAGCAAAGGAGCCAGGCAAAGAACCGATTCAGTACATTGAACATGACGGAATCTTAGATTTGTTCGCCCAGTATCGAATTGGCATGCGTGTTGAAGAGTTGAACTATTTCCAGATGGACGCTAGTGCATACGATTTTCTTTCAGGGAAGAAGAAGTAG
- the meaB gene encoding methylmalonyl Co-A mutase-associated GTPase MeaB codes for MTLPTLTTDMLAGSRSALARVLSRVENSPEGADEVLRSLGNRIGKAVRIGFTGPPGAGKSSLVTAYVKHLRAQDRQVAVLAVDPTSPFSGGALLGDRVRMNAIGLDPGVFVRSLATRGDLGGLSQAAGDMADVLDAAGFDYILFETVGVGQSELEVVQYADSVVVVLVPESGDAIQGMKAGLMEAADVFCVNKADREGADRFTSDLQGAMMLKMWDDWKPPVVLTIATRESGVSELAEQIEAHLTHLRASGEFEKRRHAHARRRIQRMLEKRLVAQFWTDERARVMDEALAEGESPYGVLGRLVS; via the coding sequence GTGACCCTGCCCACTCTCACGACTGACATGCTGGCCGGTTCGCGCAGTGCGCTGGCGCGCGTCTTGTCCCGCGTGGAAAACTCTCCAGAAGGGGCGGATGAGGTTTTGCGCTCGCTGGGCAATCGTATTGGCAAGGCCGTGCGCATCGGGTTTACCGGCCCGCCGGGTGCGGGGAAGAGTTCCCTCGTGACAGCCTACGTCAAGCACTTGCGGGCGCAGGATAGGCAGGTGGCCGTGCTTGCGGTGGACCCGACTTCGCCGTTTTCCGGCGGTGCGCTGCTCGGGGATAGAGTTCGGATGAATGCCATCGGGCTCGACCCGGGAGTGTTTGTTCGCTCGCTTGCCACGCGCGGCGACTTAGGAGGGCTGTCGCAGGCTGCGGGAGATATGGCTGACGTGCTGGATGCAGCGGGATTTGATTACATCTTATTCGAGACGGTCGGGGTGGGACAGTCCGAACTGGAAGTGGTGCAGTACGCGGACAGTGTGGTGGTGGTGCTGGTGCCGGAGTCGGGGGATGCGATTCAGGGGATGAAGGCGGGATTGATGGAGGCCGCAGACGTGTTCTGCGTGAACAAGGCTGACCGCGAAGGCGCCGACCGCTTTACGAGCGATTTGCAGGGGGCTATGATGCTCAAGATGTGGGACGACTGGAAACCACCGGTTGTGCTGACCATCGCCACCCGTGAATCAGGGGTCTCCGAGTTAGCCGAACAGATTGAAGCTCACTTGACGCATCTGCGTGCTTCCGGTGAGTTCGAGAAGCGTCGTCACGCGCATGCCCGCCGCCGGATTCAGCGGATGCTGGAGAAGCGTCTGGTCGCGCAGTTCTGGACTGACGAGAGGGCCAGAGTCATGGACGAAGCATTGGCTGAAGGCGAGAGTCCGTACGGGGTGCTGGGGAGGTTGGTAAGTTGA
- a CDS encoding mannose-1-phosphate guanylyltransferase — protein sequence MLHAVIMAGGVGARFWPLSRRNRPKQLLNLTGEGTLIEQTVSRLDGLVDPEQVWIVTNEDQVELIKNTLPDFRHDRFIIEPVGRNTAPAIGLAAVHLHKNDPDAVMIVLPADHRIRNLSEFHFCLTSAVEVVHDSQVLATIGIEPTRPETGYGYIQMDQTGIRLRSNVYPVRTFAEKPNLATARAFLESGEFLWNSGMFVWRADTILQQISEYLPLWGAAFQEIDAALGTAQEHTVTRRVFEAGKGISIDYGVMERAPKVAVVRGTFDWSDVGSWDEVWRLMPHDENGNATRGNVTLNHSQNTCVLGGKKLIAAVGVSNIIVVDTDDAILICPLDRSQEVKDLVDKLRAEGKDGVL from the coding sequence ATGCTACACGCCGTTATCATGGCTGGTGGAGTGGGCGCGCGCTTCTGGCCGCTCTCACGTCGTAATCGCCCCAAACAGCTGCTCAACTTGACCGGGGAAGGAACGCTGATCGAACAAACCGTCTCGCGTCTCGATGGCCTTGTCGACCCTGAGCAAGTATGGATTGTGACGAATGAAGATCAGGTGGAACTGATCAAGAATACGCTACCCGACTTTCGTCATGACAGATTTATTATCGAGCCTGTGGGCCGCAATACTGCGCCGGCGATCGGATTGGCTGCCGTGCACTTGCACAAGAACGATCCGGACGCGGTGATGATCGTGCTGCCTGCTGATCATCGGATTCGTAATCTTTCGGAGTTTCACTTCTGCCTGACGTCTGCGGTCGAAGTCGTTCACGATTCGCAGGTGCTCGCCACTATCGGCATTGAGCCGACTCGACCGGAAACCGGCTATGGCTACATTCAGATGGATCAAACCGGAATCCGTCTGCGGTCCAATGTCTATCCCGTGCGCACCTTCGCGGAGAAGCCGAACCTCGCGACGGCCAGAGCGTTTTTGGAAAGCGGGGAGTTCCTGTGGAACAGCGGCATGTTCGTCTGGCGCGCGGATACAATTCTGCAGCAGATTAGTGAATATCTCCCGCTGTGGGGCGCGGCGTTTCAGGAAATTGACGCCGCACTCGGGACCGCGCAGGAGCATACGGTGACGCGCCGCGTGTTCGAAGCTGGGAAAGGAATCTCGATTGACTACGGTGTGATGGAGCGCGCGCCGAAAGTGGCTGTCGTACGTGGAACATTCGATTGGAGTGACGTGGGGAGTTGGGATGAAGTGTGGCGGTTGATGCCTCATGACGAAAATGGCAATGCAACGCGCGGAAACGTCACGCTGAATCATTCGCAGAATACCTGCGTGCTCGGTGGTAAGAAGCTGATTGCGGCAGTGGGAGTGAGCAATATCATCGTTGTTGACACGGACGATGCAATTCTAATCTGTCCGCTGGATCGCTCGCAGGAAGTGAAGGACCTGGTCGATAAGCTGAGAGCTGAAGGGAAGGACGGTGTGCTCTGA
- a CDS encoding Ig-like domain-containing protein, translating to MNRIKCTHSDLSISGLAAKPFSLAALFALLLMSCARMGVPPGGPEDDVAPTVVSTTPNRNDVNVARDTYVILEFSEPVNRASVESSLYLSPEPGRRLRYRWSGRTLTLDYLDPLPENRTIVVTVGAQAKDQRGIPADSSFTLAFSTGDKIDRGVVRGRVAVPADVRTMTVTAYLLRDSLPDPMRDAPDYRIQTTSQGEFELGYLAEGRYRLFALDDRNMDGLWSPASEWIGTANADVNVLEGERPYVTFLPSWQDTTSLALLRVRHADSLSLDIRVNRPDVLSGLRVSDAAGELELSDWIVDSSASGSWKAFLTRGLQGDSATCVVQCAGESAVGRFAVVQRADTTRPALLASSPANRSNNRAPFHSIQLVFSEPVTFLEQTDSVSVALKRDTLELPVTISQFAPRQFELQPDSALLPDKRYTLTVPGSLIVDRSGNRLRDSLLTLSWYDYPADSLGVITGVIRPGDGGPWIVNLYDLKASTLLDSVTSSGPFSFSGWPGGDYRLRVTQDVNGNGRPDAGSVLPFGFSEAFLWHPDSINVRPRWTNEIEFLWSIGTQP from the coding sequence TTGAACCGGATCAAATGCACGCACTCGGATTTGAGTATTTCGGGATTGGCCGCAAAACCGTTTAGTCTTGCCGCGCTCTTCGCGCTGCTGTTGATGTCCTGTGCCCGGATGGGCGTTCCGCCCGGCGGACCGGAAGACGACGTCGCACCGACGGTCGTCTCAACGACACCCAATAGGAATGATGTCAACGTCGCGCGGGATACATATGTGATCCTCGAATTCTCAGAGCCGGTAAACCGTGCCAGTGTTGAGTCGTCGCTCTATCTTTCTCCGGAGCCGGGCAGACGATTGCGATATCGATGGTCGGGACGAACGCTGACTCTGGACTATCTGGATCCGTTGCCGGAGAATCGCACGATTGTCGTGACCGTCGGCGCGCAGGCAAAGGACCAACGCGGCATCCCGGCTGACAGCAGCTTCACTCTTGCGTTCAGCACCGGCGACAAAATTGATCGCGGTGTTGTGCGAGGCAGAGTGGCGGTTCCGGCAGACGTGCGAACGATGACAGTGACGGCTTATCTGCTGCGCGATTCTCTCCCTGATCCGATGAGGGATGCACCCGATTATCGGATTCAGACGACGTCGCAAGGTGAGTTTGAGCTGGGCTATCTTGCGGAGGGACGTTACAGGCTCTTCGCCTTGGATGACCGGAACATGGACGGGTTGTGGTCGCCCGCGAGCGAGTGGATTGGCACCGCGAATGCCGACGTAAATGTGCTGGAAGGGGAACGACCTTACGTGACGTTCCTGCCTTCATGGCAGGACACGACTTCGCTTGCCTTGCTGCGTGTTCGCCATGCTGATTCGTTGTCACTGGATATACGCGTAAATAGACCTGACGTCTTGTCTGGGCTGCGTGTGTCGGATGCTGCGGGCGAGCTTGAACTTTCCGACTGGATCGTGGACAGCAGTGCGAGCGGAAGTTGGAAGGCATTTCTCACACGCGGACTACAGGGCGACAGCGCGACCTGCGTGGTTCAGTGCGCCGGCGAATCCGCTGTTGGGCGCTTTGCCGTTGTGCAGCGCGCGGACACGACAAGACCTGCACTCCTCGCGTCATCGCCGGCGAATCGATCGAATAACCGCGCACCGTTTCACAGCATTCAACTTGTGTTCAGCGAACCGGTGACGTTCCTCGAACAGACGGATTCGGTTTCGGTCGCTCTAAAACGTGATACGCTCGAGTTGCCTGTCACGATTTCACAGTTTGCACCACGACAATTCGAATTGCAGCCGGACAGCGCCCTGCTCCCGGACAAACGCTATACTTTGACGGTTCCGGGCTCTTTGATTGTAGATCGTTCCGGGAATAGACTCCGAGATTCTTTGTTGACCCTAAGCTGGTACGACTATCCTGCGGACAGCTTGGGTGTCATCACGGGTGTCATTCGGCCAGGTGACGGCGGCCCTTGGATCGTGAATCTGTATGACTTAAAAGCCAGCACACTCCTTGACAGTGTCACGTCGTCAGGTCCGTTTTCTTTCAGCGGCTGGCCCGGCGGTGACTATCGTCTCCGCGTGACGCAGGACGTCAATGGGAACGGTCGTCCGGATGCCGGATCCGTTCTGCCATTTGGATTTTCCGAAGCTTTTCTTTGGCATCCCGACAGCATAAATGTTCGCCCGCGCTGGACGAACGAGATTGAATTTCTCTGGTCAATAGGCACACAACCTTAA
- a CDS encoding UDP-glucose/GDP-mannose dehydrogenase family protein encodes MKVVVIGTGYVGLVTGTCLAESGNQIYCVDTDVRKIEMLEKGIVPIYEPGLKEYMDRNVAQGRLSFTTDLYSVMDDAEVLMIAVGTPPGEDGSADLSHVLAVAESIGKRIKDYKIVVNKSTVPVGSADRVREMIRKHTNVEFDVVSNPEFLKEGDAVNDFMKPDRIVIGADSDRAADVMKRLYAPFHRLGHRVITMDVRSAEMTKYAANAMLATKITFMNEIANLCEACGADINQVRYGIGSDKRIGQHFLYAGIGYGGSCFPKDVSALIRIGRQYGHDLKILDAVDEVNTKQRLRLVEKTVKRFGEDLSGLKLAVWGLSFKPKTDDMREAPSIYTIEALHERGAKLCVYDPQAMENARPILGNKAHFHDDYYSPLKDADALLICTEWQEFREPDFDRMKSLMKRPVIFDGRNLFEPDQMHALGFEYFGIGRKTV; translated from the coding sequence ATGAAAGTTGTCGTAATTGGCACCGGATACGTCGGACTTGTGACCGGAACCTGTCTGGCCGAATCCGGCAATCAGATCTACTGCGTAGATACGGATGTACGTAAGATTGAAATGCTTGAGAAGGGCATTGTCCCCATTTATGAACCCGGCTTGAAAGAGTATATGGATCGCAACGTCGCTCAAGGGAGACTCTCGTTTACAACGGATCTCTACTCCGTGATGGACGATGCGGAAGTACTAATGATTGCCGTGGGGACGCCGCCGGGCGAAGACGGTTCCGCAGATTTAAGTCACGTGCTCGCAGTCGCCGAGAGTATCGGCAAGCGAATCAAAGATTACAAGATCGTCGTCAACAAATCCACGGTGCCCGTCGGTTCAGCAGATCGTGTGAGGGAGATGATTCGCAAGCATACGAACGTTGAATTCGACGTGGTTTCAAATCCTGAGTTTTTGAAGGAAGGCGACGCGGTCAATGATTTCATGAAGCCCGACCGCATCGTCATCGGAGCGGACAGCGATCGTGCGGCGGATGTGATGAAGCGGCTTTACGCGCCTTTTCACCGGCTGGGACATCGCGTGATTACGATGGATGTCCGCTCGGCGGAAATGACCAAGTACGCCGCCAATGCAATGCTCGCAACGAAGATAACGTTTATGAACGAGATCGCCAATCTCTGCGAAGCGTGCGGCGCGGACATCAATCAGGTGCGTTACGGCATCGGCTCCGACAAACGAATTGGTCAGCACTTCCTCTATGCGGGCATTGGCTACGGAGGGTCGTGTTTCCCGAAGGATGTTTCCGCGTTAATCAGAATCGGACGTCAATACGGTCACGATTTGAAAATCCTTGATGCCGTTGACGAGGTGAACACAAAGCAGCGGCTCAGACTCGTTGAGAAGACTGTGAAGCGATTTGGAGAAGATTTATCCGGTCTGAAGCTGGCAGTATGGGGATTGTCATTTAAGCCGAAGACGGACGATATGCGCGAGGCTCCGTCAATCTACACGATCGAAGCCTTGCATGAACGAGGTGCAAAACTCTGTGTCTATGATCCGCAGGCAATGGAAAACGCGCGACCGATTCTGGGCAACAAGGCACACTTTCATGACGACTATTACTCTCCTCTGAAGGATGCCGATGCACTGTTGATTTGCACGGAGTGGCAGGAGTTTCGTGAACCGGACTTCGACAGGATGAAGTCGCTGATGAAGCGCCCCGTTATTTTTGACGGAAGAAACCTCTTTGAACCGGATCAAATGCACGCACTCGGATTTGAGTATTTCGGGATTGGCCGCAAAACCGTTTAG
- a CDS encoding SIS domain-containing protein, which yields MADKAVHVRSYFERLKHVLDSVRIDDVVTCIDVLERAYEQDATVFICGNGGSWTTATHWVCDFTKGTSVSGKRRFRMLAPGDNVAMLTAYANDVSYTSVFSEPLRAYARKNDVVILITASGNSPNILEAASAARDLGLISVGLIGFGGGKLAEMVDHKIVVESREYGPVEDLHLILDHIISTYLKEHVAQRAV from the coding sequence ATGGCTGACAAAGCAGTTCATGTGCGCTCTTACTTTGAGCGTCTGAAGCACGTATTGGATAGTGTTCGCATCGATGACGTCGTTACGTGCATCGATGTGCTGGAGCGGGCGTATGAGCAGGATGCCACGGTGTTTATATGCGGAAACGGCGGGTCGTGGACCACGGCAACGCATTGGGTGTGCGACTTCACTAAAGGCACGAGCGTATCCGGCAAGCGCCGTTTTCGCATGCTTGCACCCGGCGACAACGTCGCTATGTTGACGGCCTATGCGAATGACGTGAGCTACACGTCGGTCTTCAGCGAACCGTTGCGCGCGTACGCTCGCAAGAACGATGTGGTTATTCTGATAACCGCGTCCGGAAACTCCCCGAACATCCTTGAAGCAGCTTCTGCCGCCCGCGACCTTGGGTTGATTTCCGTCGGCCTAATCGGCTTCGGCGGGGGCAAACTTGCGGAAATGGTAGATCACAAAATTGTGGTTGAGTCGCGCGAATACGGCCCAGTCGAGGATCTGCATTTGATTTTGGATCACATCATAAGCACTTACCTTAAAGAGCACGTTGCCCAACGGGCAGTGTAG